In one window of Cloacibacillus sp. DNA:
- a CDS encoding PepSY domain-containing protein, translating into MKKFIGIIAVTAVAATLGIGAVCADAASFIGEAKAKEIALKHAGVTAQQAQFTKMKLDRELGHSEYELEFYAGGAEYDYEIDATTGAVRSFSR; encoded by the coding sequence ATGAAAAAATTTATAGGCATCATCGCGGTCACTGCGGTTGCGGCGACGCTTGGGATCGGAGCCGTTTGTGCGGACGCGGCCAGCTTCATCGGCGAGGCAAAGGCGAAGGAAATCGCGCTGAAGCACGCTGGCGTCACCGCACAGCAGGCGCAGTTCACAAAGATGAAACTCGACAGGGAGTTGGGACACTCGGAATATGAATTGGAGTTTTACGCGGGCGGCGCGGAATACGACTATGAGATAGACGCGACGACCGGCGCGGTGCGTTCTTTCTCGCGT